In Apium graveolens cultivar Ventura chromosome 10, ASM990537v1, whole genome shotgun sequence, the following are encoded in one genomic region:
- the LOC141690245 gene encoding protein TRANSPARENT TESTA GLABRA 1, translating to MDNSTQQRDAHLRSETLVTYDSPHTLYAMSISSSPHNRIALGSFLEEFTNRVDVVSFDEQTLTLNRNPNLSFDHPYPPTKLMFHPNPLASGKTNDILASSGDFLRLWEVKDNSIEPISLLNNSKSSEFCAPLTSFDWNEVEPRRIGTSSIDTTCTIWDVERGVVETQLIAHDKEVHDIAWGEAGVFASVSADGSVRIFDLRDKEHSTIIYESPHPDTPLLRLAWNKQDLRYMATILMDSNKVVILDIRSPTMPVAELERHRGSVNAIGWAPLSCRHICSGGDDGQALIWELPTVAGPSGIDPMSMFSASSEINQLQWSAAKPDWIAIAFANKLQLLKV from the coding sequence ATGGACAACTCAACACAACAACGAGATGCTCACCTCCGATCCGAAACACTCGTCACCTACGACTCTCCCCACACTCTCTACGCCATGTCAATCTCCTCATCTCCTCACAATCGCATCGCTCTCGGTAGTTTTCTCGAAGAATTCACTAATCGAGTCGACGTCGTTTCCTTCGACGAACAAACCCTAACTCTCAATCGAAACCCTAATCTCTCTTTCGATCATCCTTATCCGCCTACTAAACTCATGTTTCATCCTAATCCGTTAGCTTCCGGCAAAACTAATGATATTTTAGCTTCTTCCGGCGATTTTCTTCGTCTTTGGGAAGTTAAGGATAATTCAATTGAGCCGATTTCGTTGCTTAATAATAGTAAGAGTAGTGAGTTTTGTGCTCCGTTGACGTCTTTTGATTGGAATGAGGTTGAGCCTCGGAGAATTGGGACTTCTAGTATTGATACTACTTGTACTATTTGGGATGTGGAACGAGGCGTTGTCGAGACGCAGTTGATTGCTCATGATAAGGAGGTTCATGACATTGCTTGGGGGGAGGCGGGAGTGTTTGCGTCGGTTAGTGCCGATGGATCGGTAAGGATTTTTGATTTGAGGGATAAGGAGCATTCTACGATTATTTACGAGAGTCCTCATCCGGATACTCCTTTACTTAGGTTAGCTTGGAATAAACAGGATTTGAGGTATATGGCTACGATTTTGATGGATAGTAATAAGGTTGTGATTTTGGATATTCGATCGCCTACAATGCCAGTAGCGGAATTGGAGAGGCACAGGGGGAGTGTGAATGCGATTGGTTGGGCTCCGTTGAGTTGTAGGCATATTTGTTCGGGTGGGGATGATGGACAAGCGCTTATTTGGGAGTTGCCTACGGTTGCTGGACCTAGTGGGATTGATCCGATGTCGATGTTTAGTGCTAGCTCCGAGATTAATCAGCTTCAGTGGTCAGCTGCTAAGCCTGATTGGATTGCTATTGCCTTTGCCAACAAGTTGCAGCTGTTGAAAGTTTAA
- the LOC141691936 gene encoding brassinosteroid-responsive RING protein 1-like, translated as MAFLFGFSKSNSQQSQLNQASTSNTNTTTQENYEFDWSTSLIPRPLCYTTNAIKNQNQVKEYDSSGDRNEECAVCLNIIEAKQLVRELKNCSHVFHKECIDAWIDNNNVTCPLCRADLLYQNEGVEFMEAKWT; from the coding sequence ATGGCTTTTCTCTTTGGTTTTTCCAAGTCCAACTCACAACAATCACAACTAAACCAAGCCAGCACAAGCAATACTAATACAACCACCCAAGAAAATTATGAGTTTGATTGGTCTACTTCACTAATACCACGACCTTTATGTTACACAACAAACGCAATCAAGAATCAAAATCAGGTGAAGGAATATGATTCTTCCGGTGACAGAAATGAAGAGTGTGCGGTGTGCTTAAATATCATAGAAGCAAAGCAACTTGTGAGAGAGCTCAAAAACTGCAGTCATGTTTTCCATAAAGAGTGCATTGATGCATGGATTGACAATAACAATGTAACCTGTCCTCTCTGCAGGGCTGATTTGTTGTACCAAAATGAAGGTGTTGAATTCATGGAAGCTAAGTGGACTTAG
- the LOC141691935 gene encoding uncharacterized protein LOC141691935, with translation MNQAQKNALAKIRKQDQQDLSIIHMGLDADMFEKVASTTKSKEAWEILQNNFKGVDKVKKVRLQTLRGEFESLHMKETESVPDYFTRVSSTINQMKNYGEKLIESRVNEKILRSLNTKLQLVGISIEESNDTETMTTDQLMGSLQAYSERLLKKEEVDSQVLKTNASVEDKEKLLYSQNTRGRCRGRKSKF, from the coding sequence ATGAATCAGGCTCAGAAAAATGCTCTAGCAAAGATACGGAAACAAGATCAACAAGATTTATCAATTATACACATGGGCTTagatgcagacatgtttgaaaAGGTGGCATCAACAACAAAATCAAAGGAAGCCTGGGAGATTTTGCAGAACAATTTCAAAGGAGTTGACAAAGTTAAAAAGGTACGATTACAAACCCTACGTGGTGAATTTGAATCATTACATATGAAAGAAACAGAATCGGTTCCAGATTATTTTACAAGAGTCTCTTCTACCATAAATCAAATGAAGAATTATGGAGAAAAGTTAATAGAATCTCGTGTCAATGAAAAGATATTAAGATCGTTGAATACAAAATTGCAACTTGTTGGCATATCCATTGAAGAATCAAATGATACGGAAACCATGACCACTGATCAACTCATGGGATCATTACAAGCATATTCAGAAAGATTATTGAAGAAGGAAGAAGTGGATTCTCAGGTGTTAAAAACTAATGCTTCTGTTGAAGATAAAGAAAAGTTGTTGTACTCACAAAATACTAGAGGAAGATGTCGTGGACGCAAATCAAAGTTTTAA